One Cyanobium sp. Tous-M-B4 DNA segment encodes these proteins:
- a CDS encoding glutamate-5-semialdehyde dehydrogenase: MIADPSPDLLARAAQVRRCAMALGQLDDGQRRQAVLAMAEALEQSSEAILAANQADLEAAAAEELAPALVARLKLDGSKLAGATAGVRQVAELADPVGRRQLHTELDEGLVLERLTVPLGVLGVIFEARPDAVMQIASLAIRSGNGALLKGGREASRSCEAIHAALRRGLAASAVQPDALELLTSREESLGLLKLDGLVDLIIPRGSNALVRFIQDNTRIPVLGHADGICHLFVDRAADLELALKVSLDSKTQYPAACNAIETLLVDAAIAADFLPRAVLAFGAAGVELRGDAAAIELGVSHAATDDDWSTEYSDLILSVKVVADLEDALQHIARYGSRHTDAICTGEAATADRFLAAVNSAGVYLNCSTRFADGFRYGFGAEVGISTQTMPPRGPVGLEGLVTYRYRLRGEGHIAADYASGLRHFSHRPLPL; encoded by the coding sequence ATGATTGCTGATCCCTCCCCAGACCTGCTGGCCCGGGCCGCCCAAGTGCGCCGCTGCGCCATGGCCCTGGGCCAACTCGACGATGGCCAGCGCCGTCAGGCCGTGCTGGCCATGGCAGAAGCCCTAGAGCAGAGCAGTGAAGCCATTTTGGCCGCCAACCAGGCCGATCTTGAGGCCGCTGCCGCCGAGGAGCTGGCGCCGGCGCTGGTGGCACGGCTCAAGCTTGATGGTTCCAAATTGGCAGGGGCGACCGCGGGAGTGCGCCAGGTGGCAGAGCTTGCCGATCCGGTTGGCCGCCGTCAGCTCCACACCGAGCTAGATGAGGGGTTGGTGCTGGAGCGGCTGACGGTGCCCCTGGGGGTGCTGGGCGTGATCTTTGAGGCGCGGCCAGATGCGGTGATGCAGATCGCCTCCTTGGCAATTCGCTCCGGCAACGGCGCCCTGCTCAAGGGTGGCCGCGAAGCCAGCCGCAGCTGTGAGGCCATCCATGCAGCGCTGCGCCGTGGCCTTGCCGCCAGTGCGGTGCAACCCGATGCCCTGGAGCTGCTCACCAGCCGGGAGGAGAGCTTGGGGCTGCTGAAGCTCGACGGGCTGGTGGACCTGATCATTCCCCGGGGCTCCAATGCCCTGGTGCGCTTCATCCAGGACAACACTCGGATTCCTGTGCTGGGTCACGCCGATGGCATCTGCCATCTGTTTGTGGATCGGGCCGCCGACCTTGAGCTGGCTCTGAAGGTGTCGTTGGATTCCAAAACCCAGTATCCGGCAGCCTGCAACGCGATCGAGACCCTGCTGGTTGATGCGGCGATAGCTGCTGATTTTCTGCCTAGGGCCGTGCTGGCCTTCGGGGCCGCCGGGGTTGAATTGCGCGGCGATGCCGCCGCCATTGAGCTGGGCGTGAGCCATGCAGCCACAGACGACGATTGGAGCACCGAATACTCCGACCTGATTCTGAGCGTGAAGGTGGTGGCCGATCTGGAGGACGCGCTCCAGCACATTGCCCGTTACGGCTCCCGTCACACCGATGCGATCTGTACCGGAGAAGCCGCCACGGCCGACCGCTTCCTGGCTGCGGTAAACAGCGCCGGGGTGTATCTCAATTGCTCCACCCGCTTCGCCGATGGCTTCCGCTACGGCTTTGGCGCCGAGGTGGGCATCTCCACCCAAACCATGCCCCCCCGCGGCCCAGTTGGGCTGGAGGGTTTGGTGACCTATCGCTACCGGCTGCGCGGTGAGGGCCATATCGCCGCCGATTACGCCAGCGGCTTGCGCCATTTCAGCCATCGCCCCCTGCCCCTTTGA